One window from the genome of Poecilia reticulata strain Guanapo linkage group LG9, Guppy_female_1.0+MT, whole genome shotgun sequence encodes:
- the ch25hl3 gene encoding cholesterol 25-hydroxylase-like protein: MNESVADLGHADAPVLQGLWESVRAGQQQILLSPYLAASCAFLTHLALCSPFLVLDALGGVCQRVRSWRIAAGSGPPPSLWKWHECFWRVLFKYATAVLPAAALFQLLRSPSLPELAPSCWRLSVEVVACFLVFDTSFFIWHYCMHRVPWLYRAVHQMHHQHHVPFALAAQDASSAELLSLLLLALGSAWMLGCHPLSEVLFHFLNSWLAVEDHCGYNLPWALHRILPCMGGAPFHQTHHKKQSKNFAPYFTHWDHFFGTYIEPRSYFRKRHDRTVMK, translated from the exons ATGAACGAATCCGTGGCAGACCTCGGGCATGCGGACGCGCCCGTCTTACAGGGACTGTGGGAGAGCGTGAGAGCCGGGCAGCAGCAGATCCTGCTCTCCCCGTACCTGGCCGCGTCCTGCGCCTTCCTCACGCACCTCGCGCTCTGCTCACCTTTCCTCGTGCTGGACGCGCTGGGAGGCGTGTGTCAGCGCGTCCGCTCGTGGAGGATAGCGGCGGGCTCGGGCCCTCCGCCGTCCCTCTGGAAGTGGCACGAGTGCTTTTGGAGGGTCCTCTTCAAGTACGCCACGGCGGTGCTGCCCGCCGCGGCGCTCTTCCAGCTGCTGCGCAGCCCGAGCCTGCCGGAGCTGGCCCCGTCCTGCTGGCGGCTGTCTGTGGAGGTGGTCGCGTGCTTCCTGGTCTTCGACACATCCTTCTTTATATGGCACTACTGTATGCACAG GGTTCCCTGGTTGTATCGGGCCGTCCACCAGATGCACCACCAGCACCACGTTCCCTTTGCGTTGGCGGCGCAGGACGCCAGCTCGGCTGAACTGCTGTCGCTCCTGCTGCTGGCCCTGGGCAGCGCCTGGATGCTGGGCTGCCATCCACTTAGCGAAGTCCTCTTCCACTTTCTCAACAGCTGGCTGGCGGTGGAGGACCACTGCGGATACAACCTGCCATGGGCGTTGCACAGAATACTTCCCTGCATGGGAGGAGCCCCCTTCCACCAAACACATCACAAGAAGCAGAGTAAAAACTTTGCCCCCTACTTCACACACTGGGATCATTTCTTTGGGACATACATAGAGCCACGTTCCTATTTCAGGAAGAGACACGACAGGACGGTCATGAAGTGA